Proteins from a genomic interval of Desulfoplanes formicivorans:
- the mtnA gene encoding S-methyl-5-thioribose-1-phosphate isomerase, whose amino-acid sequence MEDHIRFSEEQDALILLDQRYLPVREEAFVCSGVKDIIYALQTMVVRGAPAIGVTAAYGCYLAAREVDPADPHWSEGVMSRLDKLAQARPTAVNLKWAVNRMRAAWQDNEAITNLGELADFWLSLARQIQAEDIAMCKAIGRFGGELLEDGDTVMTHCNAGALATAGYGTALGVIRGGVDMGKRIQVIANETRPFLQGARLTAYELHKDNIPVKVACDNACSLLMARKLVHKVVVGADRIAANGDVANKIGTSGVAILARHYGIPFYVAAPSSTFDPDTPDGNRIPIEDRPPREVTHVGDVQITPSGVEVFNVAFDITPNELITGIVTEQGVVYPPYGETIASMIFHNR is encoded by the coding sequence ATGGAAGACCATATCCGTTTTTCAGAGGAACAAGACGCTCTCATCCTTCTGGATCAACGCTATCTGCCCGTCAGGGAGGAGGCATTTGTCTGCTCCGGGGTCAAGGATATCATATACGCCCTGCAAACCATGGTTGTCAGGGGTGCTCCTGCCATTGGCGTGACCGCGGCCTATGGATGCTATCTGGCTGCCCGTGAAGTGGACCCGGCTGATCCCCATTGGTCCGAAGGGGTCATGTCCCGGCTGGACAAGCTGGCCCAGGCCCGGCCCACAGCAGTCAATCTCAAGTGGGCGGTGAACCGCATGCGTGCGGCCTGGCAGGATAATGAGGCCATCACCAACCTGGGGGAGCTTGCCGATTTCTGGCTCTCCCTTGCCCGACAGATCCAGGCCGAAGACATTGCCATGTGCAAGGCCATAGGCCGGTTTGGCGGAGAACTCCTCGAAGATGGAGACACGGTCATGACCCATTGCAATGCCGGAGCCCTGGCAACAGCCGGGTACGGGACCGCCCTGGGGGTCATCCGGGGCGGGGTGGATATGGGCAAACGCATCCAGGTCATTGCCAACGAGACTCGTCCCTTTCTCCAGGGAGCGCGGCTGACAGCCTACGAGCTTCACAAGGACAATATTCCCGTGAAAGTGGCCTGCGACAATGCCTGTTCCCTGCTCATGGCCAGAAAGCTCGTGCACAAGGTGGTGGTGGGTGCGGACCGCATTGCAGCCAACGGGGACGTGGCCAACAAGATCGGCACTTCGGGTGTTGCCATCCTGGCCCGGCATTACGGGATTCCCTTTTACGTGGCTGCGCCATCCTCCACCTTTGATCCGGACACCCCTGACGGCAACAGGATTCCCATTGAAGACCGGCCGCCCCGCGAGGTCACCCATGTGGGCGATGTCCAGATCACGCCGTCCGGGGTGGAGGTGTTCAATGTGGCCTTTGATATCACCCCCAACGAGCTTATTACGGGGATCGTCACGGAACAGGGGGTGGTGTATCCGCCATATGGGGAAACCATTGCGTCCATGATATTTCACAACAGATAA
- a CDS encoding rhomboid family intramembrane serine protease codes for MFPLRDDTPNVHKPVMVTTIVVVNAVLFLGGLLLSPRGQAYVFHVFGVVPLRLTDPMWATAHGYPGGVLVSLVSHMFLHSSWMHIIGNMWTLWIFGDNIEDVMGPFRFLLFYLCCGFAALLTHLVFNFSSPIPVVGASGAIAGVMGAYLVLYPHAKVVTLIPIFIFPWFVDLPAVLFLGIWFLLQFFNGAASAAGTGGVAWWAHVGGFVAGIVLLRLFEDKKRCQKCYLSGKNVTPFWNAVPKGPRPDDDPWKHLRS; via the coding sequence ATGTTTCCACTTCGCGATGACACCCCCAATGTGCACAAACCGGTCATGGTGACCACCATCGTGGTCGTCAATGCGGTGTTGTTTCTTGGTGGGCTGCTCCTTTCCCCCCGGGGTCAGGCGTACGTCTTTCACGTCTTCGGGGTGGTACCCCTTCGACTGACCGATCCCATGTGGGCAACGGCCCACGGGTATCCGGGCGGAGTTCTGGTTTCCCTGGTCTCGCACATGTTTTTGCACAGCTCGTGGATGCACATCATCGGGAACATGTGGACCCTTTGGATCTTCGGGGACAACATCGAAGATGTCATGGGACCCTTCAGGTTTCTGCTTTTTTACCTGTGTTGCGGGTTTGCCGCTCTGCTGACCCATCTTGTTTTCAATTTTTCCTCACCCATCCCGGTTGTTGGCGCTTCAGGAGCCATTGCCGGGGTTATGGGCGCCTATCTTGTGCTTTATCCCCATGCCAAGGTGGTCACCCTGATCCCCATCTTCATTTTCCCCTGGTTTGTGGATCTGCCGGCTGTTCTCTTTTTGGGCATCTGGTTTCTCTTGCAGTTTTTCAATGGAGCTGCTTCAGCAGCCGGAACCGGAGGGGTTGCATGGTGGGCCCATGTGGGCGGTTTTGTGGCGGGCATTGTCTTGCTTCGGTTGTTTGAAGACAAAAAGCGCTGTCAGAAATGCTATCTTTCCGGCAAGAACGTGACGCCCTTCTGGAATGCTGTGCCCAAGGGGCCACGACCCGATGACGATCCCTGGAAACATTTGCGGTCGTGA
- a CDS encoding Spy/CpxP family protein refolding chaperone: MERNKTLIITLALVAMVGLASFAIAGPGRQAGFGNGGHGSMGPGNCGPRMGYNPAQIAQLTPEKQEAYRKIMDAFHTKMTPLRESMWQKRLELKALSPNPNTKPEEIKALVKEIGALHTQMRTEHEALKNRLEKEIGLKVGWGGFHHPRRGNGMGGCGMMSGSGHGMMNGSGSGMMHGSGRGMMDGSGYEPTNVE, from the coding sequence ATGGAACGCAACAAAACTCTCATCATTACCCTGGCCTTGGTGGCCATGGTCGGCCTGGCATCTTTTGCCATTGCCGGACCCGGCAGGCAGGCAGGATTTGGCAACGGCGGCCATGGCAGCATGGGTCCTGGCAACTGTGGACCAAGAATGGGGTACAACCCCGCCCAGATCGCCCAATTGACTCCGGAAAAACAGGAAGCCTACCGCAAGATCATGGATGCATTCCACACCAAGATGACCCCGCTGCGCGAATCCATGTGGCAAAAACGTCTTGAACTCAAGGCCCTTTCCCCCAATCCCAACACCAAGCCTGAAGAAATCAAGGCCCTTGTCAAGGAAATCGGTGCATTGCACACGCAGATGCGTACCGAGCATGAGGCCCTCAAAAATCGTCTTGAAAAGGAAATCGGCCTCAAGGTCGGCTGGGGCGGCTTTCACCACCCCAGGCGCGGCAACGGTATGGGCGGTTGCGGCATGATGAGCGGATCTGGCCACGGCATGATGAACGGATCTGGTTCCGGCATGATGCATGGATCTGGCCGCGGTATGATGGACGGATCCGGCTACGAACCAACCAACGTAGAGTAA
- a CDS encoding ATP-binding protein, with product MFVRKKHSDLPRIFSPWVVIGSSLILFVIVTVLTVMNINRQRAATSTVLLEKGQALIKALEAGSRIGMRGRFAQGIRLSHLLEETAKLPGVDFIVVTNPEGGIIASNDFDRIGATFLPGHGDRVVPSEHPQWFMDKGADGASLFVVYSEFRPIMKAGFREHAQTMRERFLAFCPARPSPPPMHGGVVHPEKMFIYLGLKATSMEDAQKSDLMHSVVMSCIVLFVGLAGFISLFWAQNLRVSQRLLSDSRAFASEVVANLPEGLVVMGPDGEVSFGNESAVALCAPETTTSGNAAQTDTLMIPEEIRPVIDRLETERVVTEQEIVCTFEHDREIPLGVSGARIITEDGRFLGKIIILRDLREVRRLQQEVKRKEKLAAIGSLAAGVAHEIRNPLSSIKGFATLFRARFEPESTEHGAAEIMIHEVDRLNRVVTELIEYARPSRIAARDTDLGTMINHSLSLIQQDVQRAGVRVETDIPEDISPVFLDPDRMQQCLLNVYLNAVQAMPQGGILRVEGFRAPDGRFGMRISDTGKGIPAQDLPKIFDPYYTTKNRGTGLGLAMVLKIVEAHDGEIKVVSKEGEGTVITIILPQKGGSARQVT from the coding sequence ATGTTTGTCAGAAAAAAACACAGTGATCTACCAAGGATTTTTTCTCCCTGGGTGGTCATCGGATCGTCGCTGATCCTGTTTGTCATTGTCACCGTACTCACGGTCATGAATATCAACCGACAGCGAGCCGCTACCTCCACGGTGCTTCTGGAAAAAGGCCAGGCACTCATCAAGGCCCTGGAGGCGGGCTCGCGCATAGGGATGCGCGGCCGGTTTGCCCAGGGTATCCGGCTGAGTCATCTTCTGGAAGAGACAGCCAAGCTGCCGGGAGTGGATTTCATTGTGGTCACCAATCCCGAAGGCGGGATCATTGCGAGCAATGATTTCGACAGGATAGGAGCAACCTTCCTCCCCGGTCACGGGGACAGGGTTGTGCCGTCCGAGCATCCCCAATGGTTCATGGACAAGGGGGCGGATGGAGCCTCCCTGTTTGTGGTATACAGTGAATTCCGACCCATCATGAAGGCCGGATTTCGGGAACATGCCCAGACCATGCGGGAGCGCTTTTTGGCCTTTTGTCCGGCGCGGCCTTCCCCGCCCCCCATGCATGGCGGCGTTGTTCACCCGGAAAAGATGTTCATCTACCTGGGGCTCAAGGCCACTTCCATGGAGGACGCCCAGAAAAGCGATCTCATGCATTCTGTAGTCATGTCCTGCATCGTCCTGTTTGTCGGTCTGGCTGGATTCATTTCCCTGTTCTGGGCCCAGAACCTGCGCGTTTCCCAAAGGCTGTTGAGCGATTCCAGGGCCTTTGCTTCCGAAGTGGTTGCTAATCTTCCCGAAGGACTTGTGGTTATGGGGCCGGATGGGGAAGTTTCCTTTGGGAATGAATCAGCCGTTGCCTTGTGTGCTCCTGAAACGACCACAAGTGGCAACGCGGCCCAGACCGATACCTTGATGATTCCCGAGGAGATCCGTCCGGTCATTGATCGCCTGGAAACGGAACGGGTGGTCACGGAACAGGAGATTGTGTGTACGTTTGAACACGATCGGGAGATCCCCCTTGGGGTCAGCGGTGCCAGGATCATTACCGAGGACGGCAGGTTCCTTGGCAAGATCATCATTTTGCGTGATCTGCGAGAGGTTCGGCGGTTGCAGCAAGAGGTCAAGCGCAAGGAAAAGCTGGCCGCCATAGGCAGCCTTGCTGCCGGGGTGGCCCACGAGATCCGCAATCCCCTGAGTTCCATCAAGGGGTTTGCCACCTTGTTTCGGGCCCGGTTCGAACCGGAAAGCACGGAACACGGTGCCGCGGAAATCATGATCCACGAGGTGGACCGGCTGAACCGGGTGGTTACCGAGCTCATCGAATACGCTCGACCTTCTCGTATTGCTGCCAGGGACACGGATCTGGGTACCATGATCAACCATTCCCTTTCTCTTATCCAGCAGGATGTGCAACGCGCAGGCGTGCGTGTGGAAACGGATATCCCCGAGGATATTTCCCCGGTGTTCCTCGATCCGGACAGGATGCAGCAGTGTCTTTTGAATGTTTATCTGAATGCCGTTCAGGCCATGCCCCAAGGGGGTATCCTGCGCGTGGAGGGATTTCGTGCTCCGGATGGTCGATTCGGCATGCGCATCAGCGACACGGGCAAGGGTATTCCTGCCCAGGATCTGCCCAAGATTTTTGATCCCTATTATACGACCAAAAATCGGGGAACCGGGTTGGGTCTGGCCATGGTGCTCAAGATCGTTGAAGCCCATGACGGCGAGATAAAGGTTGTTTCAAAAGAAGGGGAGGGGACGGTGATTACGATTATACTGCCTCAAAAAGGGGGCAGCGCAAGGCAGGTCACCTAG
- a CDS encoding sigma-54-dependent transcriptional regulator: MNPSILIVDDDFAHLTMLRTMLKGWGYDVDEAEDGSVAVDKVTSRPYDGVLMDVRMAHVGGIEALKEIMKFNPAIPVLIMTAYSSVETAVEALKAGAYDYLTKPLDFDELRLTLERAMDHTRLVSENRELRKMLPDKGTGMVGTSAPMKELMETIATVAPSDATILIQGESGTGKELVARAIHQNSRRKAKPLVTVNCAALTESLLESELFGHEKGAFTGADKRRDGRFVQAHKGTLFLDEIGEVAPGVQAKLLRALQEGEIQRVGSDKPIMVDVRVIAATNRNLLEEVRDKRFREDLYYRLNVISLAVPALRHRPEDIPLLAQFFLKRFMEKNHKRIRGFSSRLMDRMIRYDWPGNVRELENAVERAVIMSTGEFITERDMPLLASDASADQERPVDAGVDLAGHSLEEIERQAIMATIEATGGNKSEAARQLGITRATLHNKMKKYGV; encoded by the coding sequence ATGAATCCATCCATTTTGATCGTTGACGATGATTTTGCCCACCTGACCATGCTCAGAACCATGCTCAAGGGGTGGGGGTATGATGTGGACGAAGCCGAAGACGGGAGCGTGGCCGTGGACAAGGTGACCAGCCGTCCCTATGATGGCGTGCTCATGGATGTGCGTATGGCCCATGTGGGCGGGATCGAGGCCTTGAAGGAGATCATGAAATTCAATCCGGCCATTCCCGTACTCATCATGACCGCATATTCATCCGTGGAAACGGCTGTGGAAGCCCTCAAGGCAGGAGCCTACGACTACCTGACCAAACCCCTTGATTTTGATGAATTAAGACTCACCCTGGAACGGGCCATGGATCACACCCGACTTGTTTCCGAAAACAGGGAACTGCGTAAAATGCTTCCGGACAAGGGCACCGGCATGGTGGGAACAAGCGCTCCCATGAAGGAACTCATGGAGACCATCGCCACGGTGGCTCCGAGCGATGCGACCATCCTGATCCAGGGAGAAAGCGGCACGGGCAAGGAGCTTGTGGCCAGGGCCATCCATCAGAACAGCCGCAGAAAGGCCAAGCCCCTGGTTACGGTCAATTGCGCGGCCCTGACCGAGTCCCTGCTTGAATCAGAACTTTTCGGCCATGAAAAAGGGGCCTTTACCGGAGCGGACAAACGCCGTGATGGCCGGTTTGTACAAGCCCACAAGGGAACCCTGTTTCTGGACGAGATAGGCGAGGTGGCTCCCGGCGTTCAGGCCAAGCTGCTTCGGGCCCTGCAGGAAGGGGAAATCCAGCGGGTGGGCAGCGACAAGCCCATCATGGTCGATGTCCGGGTCATTGCGGCAACCAACCGGAATCTGCTGGAGGAGGTTCGGGACAAGCGGTTCAGGGAGGATCTGTACTATCGGCTCAATGTCATTTCCCTGGCTGTGCCTGCCCTGCGCCACCGCCCCGAGGACATCCCCCTGCTGGCCCAGTTTTTTCTCAAGCGATTCATGGAAAAGAATCACAAGCGCATCCGAGGGTTTTCCTCCAGGCTCATGGACCGGATGATCCGCTATGATTGGCCGGGCAATGTCCGGGAACTGGAAAACGCAGTGGAACGGGCCGTGATCATGAGTACGGGAGAATTTATCACGGAAAGGGACATGCCCCTTCTTGCCTCGGATGCATCGGCGGATCAGGAGCGCCCTGTGGACGCTGGCGTGGACCTGGCCGGTCATTCCTTGGAAGAGATCGAACGACAAGCCATCATGGCCACCATTGAGGCCACCGGGGGCAACAAGAGCGAGGCCGCGCGTCAGCTGGGCATTACCAGGGCAACCCTGCACAACAAGATGAAGAAATACGGGGTATGA
- a CDS encoding 4Fe-4S dicluster domain-containing protein, which produces MPKAFFIDTSRCTACRGCQVACKEWHELPAVKTKQQGTHQNPPDLNPFNYKIVRFHEYLQGDRVVWNFFPDQCRHCIDAPCKYVADDYLPGAIIQDETTGAILYTELTKQLSQEVFQEIREACPYDIPRRNAGTGAIVKCDMCFDRVRNGLVPMCVATCPTGTMNFGEREEMLKLARERLTAVRQEFPKAQLVDADSVNAIYLITDDPSNYGAMVVADAQHLPGPLNRKEFFAKIGAPFQAMVQKT; this is translated from the coding sequence ATGCCCAAAGCATTCTTTATCGATACCTCGCGCTGCACCGCGTGTCGGGGATGCCAGGTTGCCTGCAAGGAATGGCACGAACTCCCGGCAGTCAAAACCAAACAACAGGGGACCCATCAGAATCCTCCGGATCTCAATCCCTTCAACTACAAAATCGTCCGGTTCCATGAATACCTCCAAGGCGACCGGGTGGTCTGGAATTTCTTTCCGGATCAGTGCAGGCACTGCATTGACGCACCCTGTAAATATGTGGCCGATGACTATCTGCCCGGAGCCATTATCCAGGACGAAACAACTGGCGCCATCCTGTACACGGAGTTGACCAAACAGCTCTCCCAAGAGGTGTTTCAGGAAATCCGCGAAGCCTGCCCGTACGATATCCCCCGCCGCAACGCGGGAACCGGAGCCATTGTCAAATGCGACATGTGCTTTGACAGGGTCCGCAACGGTCTTGTGCCCATGTGCGTGGCCACCTGCCCCACAGGAACCATGAACTTCGGCGAACGGGAAGAGATGCTCAAACTGGCCCGGGAACGGCTGACCGCCGTCAGGCAGGAATTCCCCAAGGCCCAGCTTGTGGATGCAGATTCCGTTAATGCCATCTACCTGATCACGGATGATCCCAGCAACTACGGTGCGATGGTGGTGGCCGACGCCCAACACCTCCCCGGACCGCTCAACAGGAAGGAGTTCTTTGCCAAAATAGGTGCTCCTTTCCAGGCCATGGTTCAGAAAACATGA